CGCCGCACGGACTCGTCGTTCGAGGGTGCGCCGGCTGGTGCCGAGCGACTGCGCGACGAAGGCGACGTTGAACGGTTCGTCCAGGCGGGCGCGCACGAAGCGTTCGAACTCGACGACGATCGGGTCCTCGTGCCGGAGATGTTCGTAGGCGACGAAAGCCGCCTGCGACGGGCGCTCGTCGATGATGAGGAGCTTGGCGACATGTTGGGCCAGGTCGGGGCTGATCGATCGCACGAGTGAGAGCGCGAGGTCGATGTGGGCGAAGGCGGCGCCGGCGGTGACGAGGTTCCCGTCGACCACGACCATGGTGTCGAGATCGAGGGCGACGGTCGGATAGCGCTTCCGGAACTCCGGCCCCAGGAACCAGCTGGTCGTCGCCCGCCGATGATGCATCCGTCCGGTCTCGGCGACGGCGAACACGCCGGTGCACGCCGCGGCGATCCGGGTGGTCGCGTCGTCGAGGCGCCCGAGTGAGGCGATGACCGAACGAGCATCTCGACTCTGGAGGGCGTCGTGGGTCGCGGCGGCCGTGAGGGTTCCAAGCGCAGGGACGACGACCACGTCGAACTCTCCGGACTCCGGCAGCGGGTGGTCCACCGACAGGGTCATCGATGCCGTCGTGGTCACTCGCCGTTTCGGTCCGAGGATGGCGAGTTCGATCGGGTCGATCCGCGGGTCGACATCGCCGCGGGCTCCGTCGGCCACCCGCACGATGTCGATGATCGACGCGATAGCCGAACCGAAGCAGCCGTCGATCGCGATCAGTCCGATACGCATGACGTAAACAATAGCAATACTGCCGTATACGCCACTCCCCATCGGCCCTCGCTCGTCATACGCTGAACTCGCCCCACGAAGAACCCCGACACCTAGGAGAACCCCTCATGTCCACACCCGCATCACTTCCGTATGCCTTCGTCGCCAAGATCGTCGCGGCCGATGGACAGCACGCCGCGGTCGCCGATCTGCTCGCCGGCGCTGTCGCACTCGCCAACGAAGAAGTAGGAACGATTGTCTGGTTCGCGGTCAGGACCCACGCCGACACCTTCTGGATCTTCGATGCATTCCCCGACGAGGCCGCTCGCGACGCCCACGCCAACGGCGCCATCGTCGCAGCCCTGATGGCCAACCAGCACCTCCTCGGCGCAGCACCCGAGATCCTGGCGGCCGACGTCCTCGCGTCCAAGCTCCCGTAGTCCGCCAACGCACGAGACGATCGCGCCCCGCCGAGCCGTCGGACCCGACCGCCTCGACGCCCGCACCACGTTGACGATCCCCGACGGGCCGATCACGAGGGGGGGCCAGGCAACACCAGGCGCAAGCCTGGAGCGGCACTGGTTCACCGGTGGTCATCGAGAGAGCCAGCGCATGATGGCGATCTTGCACGACAAGGTAAATATTGCCGACGCCGTCGACGCCACCCCCATCACCTTGGAGGACGCCCCCCTTGGGTATGCGGAGTTCGACGCTGGAGCAGCGACCAAGTACGTCCTTAATCCTCACGGCTACGTCTCGGCATGAGACGCCTGCCTACTCAACAGCAACCAACTAGGAGCCATCAACATGTCAGCACTCACCCTCGCCGATGCGCGCACGATCATCACCGCAGCCGAGAAAAAGGCGGATGAACTCGGTCAGCCGATGAACATCGCCGTTGTCGACGCCGGCGGGAACCTAATCGCCCACGTACGTCAGGACGGTGCCTGGATCGGGAGCATTGACATCTCGATCAACAAGGCGTGGACCTCCAAGGCTTTTGACATCCAGACCAAGGACCTGGGCGACAACTCGCAGCCCACCCAGCAGTTCTTCCGGATTCACGCCACCAACGAAGGACGCGTTGCGATCTTCGCTGGCGGTGTCCCACTGTCGCGCGATGGCGTTGTCGTAGGCGGCGTGGGAGTCAGCGGTGGCTCCGGTGAACAAGACCAGAGCGTCGCCCTTGCGGCCCAGGCCGCTCTGTAGTCCAGCGCGCACAACACGTCACCGGGCGCGACCCTCTGGAGAGTGGTCGCGCCCGGTCACTACTTCGCCGATGGCACCGCCAAGGTCCTCACCACCGACGGCCACGAGGGCAAGGTCTACGAGTTCACCGGCGACACGGCGTTGTCCTACGCCGACATCGCCGACGCGTTCGGGCAGGTCACTGGCAGCGAGGTCGTCTACCAGCCGGTTGCGGCGGCCGACGTGGTTGCCGCGATGGTGCAAGCCGGCCTCGACGAGGAGACCGCGGGCTTCGTCGCGGCGATCGACACCAGTATCGCCGAAGGCCCGCTCGACCTGGTCGACCCGATTCTGGGCCAGCTCATCGGCCGGCCCACCACAACGCTGGTCGACGTCCTCAGGGCGGCCTGAGGCGCGACCCTGGCGAGTTCTGGGTCACGTCGCCACGCCATGGAGCGACAGCGCAAGGGGCCCGTCAGGCCCAGATGTACTCCTCGGCGATCGCGCCGTCGCGCCACTTGGCCACAGTGACCATGCGGTCACCGTTCTCGAACTCGCCAATGACACTTCGGGCTTAAGGAGCGACAGGGTCAAGGTATCGGCCAGAGCGCCCCGGATAGGGATCGGCAAGTGGGGACGTCCGGACATAGCCGATGAGCGGACGCCCCTCGGTCCGCAACCTGTCCAGATCACTGCGTAGGGTTCCGGCGTGCGTTGCCTGCTTGTGTCCCTCGTGGTCGTCTCCCTCCTGTGCTCTTGCTCCCCGGAGAAGGGGTTCGGAGAGTCGAAGGAAGTCAGCGCCGGTGACTACGGGTCTACGTGGCCGCTGACCGTGGACTCGGTCCTGCTGAACTGCAACGAGGACTTCGTCCTAGTGCAGGTAGTGGGCCATGCGTTCCGCATCGACGGCCTCACCGACCCGCAACACGCACACCGCAAGTTCCTGCGCCTTTGGGGGGTCTTCCCAGATGACGGTGTAGGTCGGCCGGGCGCGTCGGTCCGCAGATAGACGTCGAGGTCTCCCGACGACGGAGGTTCCTACGCCATCCATCGGAAAGACCTCGACGTGTCCGACGCTACCCCGCCGGCCGGCTTCGGCCGCCCTGACCTGACCGCCTTCGCTCGACTCGACGGCCTCGGTCTGAGCGTGACCGGGCAACGACTTGAACCGGATCGTGCGGTCCTCGCGTGCCGCGTGGTGGAACCAGATCAGTGGTGCCGACGGTGCGGCAGCGAAGTTAAGTCCCGCATAGTGGTGTAACGCTCGGTGACCGGGCTCGTCGCTACCGACGTGAGCGCGGTCACCGTGTGATCCTTCGAGGAATCTCCTACAACCCACTCGAAAGGCATCAACACGATGACCGCTCCTCATATTGTCGACCCTGCCGGCGTGCTGGCAGAAGCCCTAACCGACGCGTCGCCGGATCTGATGCGCTCGCTGCTGCAGACGATGATCAACGCGCTGCTGTCCGCCGACGCCGACGCGGTCGTCGGCGCCGAATGGGGCCAGCCCAGCCCCGACCGCGCGACGCATGGCAACGGCTACCGGCACCGCCCGCTCGACACGCGCGTCGGCACCGTCGATGTCGCGATCCCGAAGCTGCGGCAGGGCACCTACTTCCCTGACTGGCTGCTCGAGCGGCGCAAGCGTGCCGAGACCGCGCTGATCACCGTCGTCGCCGACTGCTACCTCGCCGGCGTCTCCACCCGGCGGATGGACAAGCTGGTGAAGACGCTCGGCATCCACTCGCTGTCGAAGTCGCAGGTCTCGCGCATGGCGGCCGATCTCGACGAGCACGTCGAGCAGTTCCGGCACCGGCCGCTGGATGAGGCGGGACCATTCACGTTCGTCGCCGCCGACGCGCTCACGATGAAGGTCCGCGAAGGCGGGCGCGTGATCAATGCCGTCGTGCTGGTCACTACCGGCGTCAACGCCGACGGGCGCCGCGATGTGCTCGGCATGCGCGTGGCCACCAGCGAGACCGGGCCGGCCTGGAACAGCTTCTTCGCCGACCTTGTCGCCCGCGGGCTGACCGGCGTGCGACTGGTCACCTCCGACGCCCACCAGGGCCTGGTGGAGGCGATCGCCGCGAACCTCCCAGGGGCCAGCTGGCGGCGCTGCAGAACGCACTACGCGGTGAACCTCATGTCCGTCACGCCCAAGAACCTCTGGCCAGCCGTGAAGGCGATGCTGCACTCCGTCTACGATCAGCCAGACCGAGACGCCGTCCACGCTCAGTTCGATCGACTGCTCGACTACCTCGACGGGAAGCTGCCCGACGCGTTCGAGCACCTCGACGCGGCGCGCGCCGACATCCTCGCCTTCGCGCAGTTCCCCGAAGGCCTCTGGCAGCAGATCTGGTCGAACAACCCGAACGAGCGCCTGAACCGCGAGATCCGTCGCCGCACCG
The window above is part of the Agrococcus sp. ARC_14 genome. Proteins encoded here:
- a CDS encoding heme-binding protein, with the translated sequence MSALTLADARTIITAAEKKADELGQPMNIAVVDAGGNLIAHVRQDGAWIGSIDISINKAWTSKAFDIQTKDLGDNSQPTQQFFRIHATNEGRVAIFAGGVPLSRDGVVVGGVGVSGGSGEQDQSVALAAQAAL
- a CDS encoding antibiotic biosynthesis monooxygenase, with product MSTPASLPYAFVAKIVAADGQHAAVADLLAGAVALANEEVGTIVWFAVRTHADTFWIFDAFPDEAARDAHANGAIVAALMANQHLLGAAPEILAADVLASKLP
- a CDS encoding helix-turn-helix domain-containing protein, translated to MRIGLIAIDGCFGSAIASIIDIVRVADGARGDVDPRIDPIELAILGPKRRVTTTASMTLSVDHPLPESGEFDVVVVPALGTLTAAATHDALQSRDARSVIASLGRLDDATTRIAAACTGVFAVAETGRMHHRRATTSWFLGPEFRKRYPTVALDLDTMVVVDGNLVTAGAAFAHIDLALSLVRSISPDLAQHVAKLLIIDERPSQAAFVAYEHLRHEDPIVVEFERFVRARLDEPFNVAFVAQSLGTSRRTLERRVRAALNLTPLGFVQRLRTERARHLSATTDLTSAEIALRVGYANAETLRSLLRRERRRS
- a CDS encoding IS256 family transposase, which encodes MTAPHIVDPAGVLAEALTDASPDLMRSLLQTMINALLSADADAVVGAEWGQPSPDRATHGNGYRHRPLDTRVGTVDVAIPKLRQGTYFPDWLLERRKRAETALITVVADCYLAGVSTRRMDKLVKTLGIHSLSKSQVSRMAADLDEHVEQFRHRPLDEAGPFTFVAADALTMKVREGGRVINAVVLVTTGVNADGRRDVLGMRVATSETGPAWNSFFADLVARGLTGVRLVTSDAHQGLVEAIAANLPGASWRRCRTHYAVNLMSVTPKNLWPAVKAMLHSVYDQPDRDAVHAQFDRLLDYLDGKLPDAFEHLDAARADILAFAQFPEGLWQQIWSNNPNERLNREIRRRTDSVGIFPNRDAITRLVGAVLAEQTDEWAEGRRYLGLEMLAKSRLTLVADTGSEVTTEPALQLSA